From Octopus sinensis linkage group LG14, ASM634580v1, whole genome shotgun sequence:
TCTACTACATTTGATAATCACATAAATTCAAGTCCCACCAGTGGACCTGTTGCTCTTTATATATCAAACAGACAGTTATAATATCTAATAACATTTACATGAAAATTTCAAGGAGAGATAAATCTGGTCCAGAAGCACCACAGAGACTTTTCGATGTAAAATCAATATTGCTTAAATGCTGTAAAGAAGGAAGCGATTTGGGAGCTAAATTTAGCAGGTTAAATGGCTAAACAGAATCAATTCTTGCAGGATTTTACATAGTTACTCAAATTCAAACAACCAGGATTAAGTACCAGATCAGATGGGTAATGTTAGCAGTTTTAGACCAGCAGCCCATGAAGAGTAGTATTAATCTCTAACCTGCTTTTCAACATAGAAATGAAGATAAGCAATGGCCCTTCAGTAcatatacaaggtggtatcaaaaagttctagGACTAGATATGTTTAATAaagaataacttatttacctaagtccTATCTCCTTCAAGAtaatcaccttgcacagcaatacactagtcccagcattcctgccacttttagaATCCAGCTTGGAAGTTTTCTGTAagtgagttgaggaccttctgcaatttgctctggatctcaacaacagTGTTAGAACAGCAACTTTAGGCTGcattttcatttgaggaaaaaacatggaagtctgcaggtgctaaatctggtgaatagggcaggtgcaGAAGCGATACATGTTGCTTTTGGCAAGAAACTGTCGAGGGAGGAGAGCTCAGCAACAGAgtgcattgttgtcatgaagaatccagTTCATGTTCCACAGATCCAGTTGCTTTcactgaatgtcctccctcaaacacttcaaaacataacagtagaactcttgattgatggtctggccctacaggatgaattctcaatgcacaatatcACATTTCCAGGGATGATGCTTATGGCAGatcttccagatcactcatcatcttccagggataTTCTACTTTTGAAGTGcctgtgccacttgaaacattgcatacaacccattgccttgttgccataagcttgccaaagcatgctcaatgtctctgtagcagacttctcaagtttaatgcaaaatttaacattagctctttgttcctgtccatgacaaaattacAGACTACAGTATGTGattgtaaaaatacaaatttcacaactagcgaagtaaacacagcgatatcactgctagctctcactgcaaaTCCAACCaagtgctgtcatctgttggCACACTACAGAACTTATGATCGCACCTCATAAATTTATAAGGTACTCAACAAATTTTAATCTGGGTCTAAAAGAATGGGTGTATAATCCTCAGTGAAaatgatatatagataaaaacattTCACAGAAGAAAAGCCAAGTCCTTCTGCAGGGTTATTGTGCTTTCGATCTTAAACAGTGAAACAGATACAAACCGTGTTCCTagcattttatttttgaaattatacCCTGCAATAGTTACTGTCAATTTTATTACCTGGTATAAAATTAATTCCTCCCACtcacaaaaacaataaaagtaaaaaggatCCAATTTGAAAGTATATGCAATgagatatattactggtattaaaTGACAATCAAGAGTgcagaaaaaaaataagcatGCGACAGTGTTAAAAAGTAGATAAGTAAATGAAGAGAAGTTAAATGTTGAAGTGTAAATGAACCAGTGGTCACTCCAACAGAATAAAGCAAGCAACACATAATACGAGACAGGTTTCCTGTTTTAATGACTGAAACCTATAATGCGGTTAATAGTTGTAAAGGTATAACATACTCACCAAAGTCAGTGCCGTGGCATGTGAGTCAATATCAGCAGTCAGAGGAGGCTTGTCGCCTACCTGGAAGTCAAAGTAGACAACCTTGTGGGAGAATGTGGAGAACTCATTACTAAAGCAGAATTTATACACGCCAGTTTGGTCAGCTGTCCACGTGAAGGTATCATACTGTTTCTTAGTGTCTTTGTATAATATCTGACCACTTGGTGCTGAAAGTTCCATATCAACATCATAACTACCACCAGTTATTAcctgcaacaaaaacaaaacactatatattttctgattataaataataaacaccCAGTTTTAAAGCCGTTAATGTCAATAATTAGTCTGGAGAAGCAGAGAAGTGGCCCTGATTTTTCCAAGTTCTTTGAAACTGCAGCATAGGGATAGTTGAATGTGATTATTACAGTTAATATTCACGTTAATACTCTTGATGTATATTAAGAAAATTATGGAAAGAGGCAACAGAATCAAGCAGTGTTTATAATGTAGCAATTTGGTTAGAAGACAACATAGAATAGTCAATGTATGTATCAAATGGTTTTGAGATGGAAGTGGTATATTGTTAGCAAGACCTAGATAGTAGTGGAAAAGATATAGTGATGAACATAATTCATGGATGGGCAAGAAAAGATACTGTTATTGATGGTTTACACAAGAAAAGATTGGATATGGCTAGCCACCAGATTGAGAGAAATGGTCAGAATTTCATGTCACATCATTTACCGGATTCTCAAACTTTCACTTTGAAAATAcattctcactttttttttttttaaattagaatgACTGAaatctaattatttattattttcaagatAGTTCTGGGGTGAGACAATAATAGCTATGAACTAGTGCACCCTTCTCATACTTTTATCCCTCATAACCTTGGATAAAGCTGGCTCCTGAAAGTTTgtagttttgcaaactgtatggCAGCTTCATTAGTACTGGTGACACAAAAAAGGCACCTAgttacacactgtaaagtggttggcattacaaaAGCAACCAGCCACAGTAATCATGGCAGACACTGTCAATCTCTCaaacacatgccagcatagaacatggacattaaatgacaatggaGGATGATGACCTAGTCATCTCAtcacaaagttgtttttttttttcttacatatggAAACTACCACTTGCATAAGTCATTAAAATTAATACTAGTATATTCAATGTTATTTCAGCCAGGTTTGAAAAGGATACTAAATTATGCTAAATATTCTCGATTTCTTTAATTCAGTTTTAGTGTGTCAAGAAAATCTGCAGGACAGTTATGCAGCCAGACTACAAACTGCATAGTTATAAGTTCAAAACTCactttttttgttatattgtatCTATTAAACAAACAGATTCCATTTGACTGGTTAGCAAAAGGGCATCTTGTAGTAAAAGTAATTGCTCTACCAAATAAACCATCTCACATAACAATTATGAAGGAAGTGAGCCAATGGATTAAGATTTCCTGGAGTGGAGAGCATTTCAGTGTTAGATAAGTCTTAAAAGAACCAGCTAATTGTAACTTTGCTAGCCCCATAATGGTTCATATGATACTGATTGTCTCCAAGCAAAATATGAGGGACTTTCTAACACAAATCTACACAAAGGCTGGTGATTACtcgatatgaaaaataaaaagaagtgttAGAACATGATTATAGAAACCTTAAGCACTTCATAAGGTTCCTCAGAAgagtatatttgaataaattaacCCACACTACTtgattggtatatattttattaaccctaaaaagatgaaaacaaagtagactacagtggaatttgaacttgatgttaaaaaaaaagagatgtaaCTTAATGCCAAATTGCTTAACTGCAATTAAAAAAGTTtacaatatatgttaaaatgttcATGAAACTTAAACTCTAATAATCAaagttataagtgtgtgtgtgttacaacacGGATAAGGTTTGATAACAAGAAGAATCTCGAGCTGCAAAATCCTGCCTCAAATAAGCACTTgcccaacacatgctagcatggatattaaatgaataagtgtgtgggtgggtgtgtataatTCAGCTAACTGTAGAAATTTAAGTCTGCTTAACAAAAATTACAAACGAGTGCTCCTTAACCATaagaatgatttctaacattggcacaaacCCAAAAAATTTAAGGGAGAAATGACTGTGACTGATCCGATTCCAGCACATGCCCGGTTTTTATTTTCGTCAACTTCAATTGaatagaaggcaaagtcaacgccTTAAGAATGTGAATTCTGATAGTGAGAGATAGGATAAAATTCTCAAACTCCAAGATCTGTTTCACAGACACACTCTCTCCACACTGCCCTTTCTACCATGCTACAATGCCCCTTGCTCCTCAAATGTGACTGCTTTCGTGTCACTTTCACGCAAGCACCCTCGATTCACTCTTTTCTCCGACTCTAAACGCTGTTCACCACCACTCCACATATACACCACTTCCAAGACAGACAAACTAACCACTACAACCAATCCTTTCGTCCCAGAATATCGACACTTGGGGATTCCCTCCCGGCACATATCCTTCAAGTATCGATCTCACCGGTCTCGGAGGGCCAGTGAAGGTCGTAGATACAACTCTTCCTCCAGactaaactattaaaaaaaaaaacaaaaaaaaaacaatcctgTCCCCTACTATTTTCGCCATTCCATCAGCTTGatttttattatacataaaacatacgagATGAATACTAGTTGTTAAACTAAGGGTAAACAACCAGTCCAATTTAATGCATGAGTGCGTATAAAATTGTCAAATTGCATTTTGTGTCAAATGATAATCtccatatttacagataaatattgtttaattatttttgattttttttctaggTAATATTTAATTCTGTAAAATTTAGCCATTTGTACACCCAAATGTTTACAGTCACTAaaccttatttttattattatttaaattcttggTTAAAATATACAACTTTCACACCTAATATGTATCATAACGTTGGTATGCTCCTAGTTAACGTGGCAGAACAAGCAACTCAATGGAGCCATCCATTCATTAAACCTTACATGAATTCATATAAATTATCTATTAATATACGAAAAAAATGGTCATTAAGTAACCTGAGGGGAGGAAGTACGTTCTGCCAGGTTAAATTGACCTTGACCAGATACACGATGACAAAGTTTCTATGTGGCACCCCAAACTGAGAGACGAACCTTCCCCGAATAAATAGGGGAACGGAAGTTTTGAAGCATTCAGGGTCCTGCATAAGACACAATGAACAGGATGCCAGCTCACGACACGTGAACTGGTGTTCAAATACGTTATACCCGAGGatatttcattcatacatatgcacacgcagcCGTGGTTTCATAGAGGTTTACCGACACCTCCCTCTTGTAATTACTTTATAATTTCCCAcaaaaaacccttttttttttaaactcaacATGCGGAGGTCCTAAGCTGCTTTAATAACAGATGTGATCGCCATGGAATGGCGAAGAAGCCAACCTAAAGACCTCGTCTTCAGTGTTACAGTCGTAATAAGTAACACCCACTaacacctgtatctgtctgtgttcATACCTATATGATGGTTACGTTAATTAGCATTTATAAAACAAGGAAATTGAGACAACTATTTGTGAGATCGAAACAAGCATTTCCTTTCTATACCTAGATACATCAcagatgatgtgtatgtgtaacatATATTGAACCTATCCTCGCAAAAATAAAAGTTATGTATAACCTTGTAGGACTGAGCTCATAGTGTTGGTggacataactaaatattgcaaattAGTAGTCTAAGACGTTATCGGGTTTCCCTACAACCATTTGCTAAAACCTATCTTCCACTTGTAACTCTAACTCATGAGTAAAAACCCTTTGAGAAAAATCTACAGTAGATTTtaccgacctcagtacttgagtggtactttcaTTTATAGACCTGGAGAGGATCAAAGACAAAGTTGTTCCAGACGAAAAtttaactcagaacaaaaagatatAAATGGGGGATTTTTAACATTGGCACACATTTTTAGGGGAAAGGGTGAAACCGGTTAtccactggtacctattttactgatatcaaaggaatgaaaggcacaACTAATTACGATGTTATTTGAACGTTAAGGGAtgatagtaaataaaataatagtaataattttaatttattttaactcACCTGGAACTCCAGTGTGCTTTTGAGGCCTTCTTTTATACTCTCGAAGAAACACATACGTTCGTTATCCGGTAGCTCAAACGTAAGTTCCCCGGACAGCACAGTATGCACATTTAAAAGACATAGCAGTCCTGTCACAAACACGAACATTGAAGTCGACGAAGTACTCGCAAGACACTCCATTTGTaactatttaattataataacaataactagtaaaggaaaatttaaatattcaacaagcacccacctaaaaaaaaattaattcccccaaaaaaacaagtagttataataattaaaaatcacaGTAACAAACAAACTCTAACAACTGCAGGAAGTCAGTCACTACACGACAACAAACAGTGGCGAGGCTTCGATTTGAAACCGGCTGGGTTTATGTTATTGTCGTATCGTTCAAAGAAACAGCGattgataattaaatatatgcttatatatatgatttatactactcatgtgtaaatgtgtcgtattatgtatgtatatataaatatacacatatgcttgtacgtgcgtataaatatgttttatggtaatatttatataaacactgtCAGAAGATGCAGAcgaatatattgttattttttttccaaaGAAATGACAGTCCAGAGAAGGAAAttgttacaaaagaaaaaaagagaaaagaaaaaaaatcaagaaggaagaaagacaatATGGAGCAAACAAAatcctctcctttctttttttacaacTCGAGGGGCGTGTGAGTGGTATCGGAGCCGGCCAGGTTTTATATGCTTAGTGACGGCAATGGCGACAGTGATGGCGGACCGAGTGACGTGGCTTTTCCGCTCGCCAGACGGCGTTTCGGTAGAATTTCGTGCTTCCGCTTTGATGCGTTGATATTTTGCCCCGTGTTtctatataaacgtgtatatccgcaaaaaataataataataataataataataaaatatagcttAAAAGTATGCTAAATTATTGAAGACAGAATATAATAGTTATTAATTGTAAAGATCCGTAAGTACTTCTAATgaaaggggaaagaaaaagaaaacttcgTACACAAtactattcaattttttttttttaatatagtgaGTTTGTGCCCATCTGAATAATGATGTGGGCGAGCCAAAACATCgactaaataaaaatatatatactcaggaCGTCATTCAAAACTGAAGATGATGGGAATGAAACAAGTAATCAACTGCATATGTATCGATGATACAAATGTGGGTAGAAATCAATAAGTTATTGATCACCAATAAATGTaataaagtattgggttgtccggaaagttcgtgccgatttttaaaggaaagaaaaaggtcaataaatacttgccattatatttttaatcaaccaaatatgaaccatttttgtggcacaatgcgtctccatctttcctttaacttgaaaataccctcttcccagaactgaggtggtttcatggcaaggaattcatcaaggtatctttttaagtCATCCAAGGaagtgaaatttttaccattaaaactattctgcagagacctaaataagtggaaatccgaaggagcaatatatggtgaatatggagggtggggtaacacatcccagctgagctgcagcaatttttgtttggttcccaaagaaatgtgtggtcttgcattatcatgttggaaaacaacacccttcctgttggccaatcctggacgtttctcttgagttgctgcttttaacttgtccagttgtgtgcagtatttctcagaattaattgtctggttacttgggagaagctcatagtacagaattcctttccaatcccacaagacacaaagcaagacttttttagggtgaagacccgcttttgagGTGGCTAAGGGTGGGTCATGTCACTTATTCCAGGattgctttctctgaacatttcagtagataatccatttctcatcacctgtcacaattcgCTTTAAAAAAAggcatgttttcattccatttataaagcaaattacagatggaaatgcgatccaaaaggttcttctcacttaACTCACGTGGTACCCAAACATTGTagtgatttgtgtacccaagctttaccaggtgctcatgaacgacagattttgataggttgaggctttctgccaattctcaggttgtgcactgtgggttattctcaattaatgacttgatttggtcatcatctgtagtggctggtctgcctgatcgctctttatcaataaggctacaatctccagcttggAACCTTGCAAACTacttcggataaagaaacatcaccgtaaactgcgcatatttctttggttgcttgtgaggcattcttccctttacagaaaaagaaaagcatcaagtgccgaaaattaactttcttatcttccattttaaagggttgcagaattaacacaggttataggaacataaaccttcttccacaaaaagatagcttaaactgtgctctaaatggaggtgtagtcaaatcctattatatagactcaaccatgttctaaaataagttgaaaggtaagctactataaatcggcacaaactgaAAATAGAGAATGGTAACAGTATCGAAACTTATAATATTGACTTGATCCTTTTATATACTGTCAGAATCACAAGCATCCAGCATAGGATGCTGGTCTCCAACAAATAGTTTTTCTCCAGCATTGAATGCGAAGAAAAAGCTTGTTAGTTTACATTACTTGCAGAGATGAATTTCACAACACCTTTCGTGATACCTATTTATGGCTGAGAGTTAAGTTTCTTGACCATGGACAAAGAGGTACAGTAATAGAATAGATAACTTTCTGGTAATCTCATATTCTCACAACTGGACCATCTGCAATTCAGACCTAATATAttacttgtaattattttatcaattcacaGAGAATGTAAACTCAAGATTTgcaaaatattatcatcatcataatgctcTACATACCAACCTCTGCTACTCCACGTTATGACTCTATTTAAAGTTATTTATCCCAAGCCTCAAGTGATAACTTAATCATTTACCTAAATCTATCCGAAATACCAGATGTTGTGAGATTGATTATTCAACTGCTCCTCTTCtacaaacttacagagaaaactACCTCAACTCAAATAAACAttactatctatatttatacaataaaaaTGTGAGACTTTTTGAGCTCATATCTTAGTGTAAAAAGCACACCTCctagcatcaacaacagcatctttttcttttgtttatttctttgtccttttttgttttgattttgttggggttttttttcagcCAAGATGGAAGACAATGTTCATGTTCTGAGAGTTGTGGGAAGAAgagatctttaaccctttagtattcagattactctatcaaatgtaatgcttattgattcacaccattttgaattaatcaaacaggatcatgtagctttgagattttgatgaagtgattgtttatttttaaataagtctgtagg
This genomic window contains:
- the LOC115218859 gene encoding transmembrane emp24 domain-containing protein 3 isoform X1; this encodes MECLASTSSTSMFVFVTGLLCLLNVHTVLSGELTFELPDNERMCFFESIKEGLKSTLEFQVITGGSYDVDMELSAPSGQILYKDTKKQYDTFTWTADQTGVYKFCFSNEFSTFSHKVVYFDFQVGDKPPLTADIDSHATALTLMEQTSVNTHAQLNTIADYQTHFKLRESSGRAFAEFLNERVFFWSICETVAVIVVGIGQIIVLHSFFTDKRPANTIQS
- the LOC115218859 gene encoding transmembrane emp24 domain-containing protein 7 isoform X2; amino-acid sequence: MECLASTSSTSMFVFVTGLLCLLNVHTVLSGELTFELPDNERMCFFESIKEGLKSTLEFQVITGGSYDVDMELSAPSGQILYKDTKKQYDTFTWTADQTGVYKFCFSNEFSTFSHKVVYFDFQVGDKPPLTADIDSHATALTLMESSAVVNHEHLNQIVDYQTHFRLRESQTRSFAEDLNERVLYWSVGQSLVILIITVGQVLIMKSFFTDKREVKT